One Microtus ochrogaster isolate Prairie Vole_2 unplaced genomic scaffold, MicOch1.0 UNK14, whole genome shotgun sequence genomic region harbors:
- the Rpl13a gene encoding 60S ribosomal protein L13a has product MAEGQVLVLDGRGHLLGRLAAIVAKQVLLGRKVVVVRCEGINISGNFYRNKLKYLAFLRKRMNTNPSRGPYHFRAPSRIFWRTVRGMLPHKTKRGQAALERLKVLDGIPPPYDKKKRMVVPAALKVVRLKPTRKFAYLGRLAHEVGWKYQAVTATLEEKRKEKAKMHYRKKKQLLRLRKQAEKNVEKKICKFTEVLKTNGLLV; this is encoded by the exons ATGGCGGAGGGGCAG GTTCTGGTGTTGGATGGCCGAGGCCATCTTCTGGGTCGCCTGGCGGCCATTGTGGCCAAGCAGGTACTGCTGG GCCGAAAGGTGGTCGTTGTTCGCTGTGAGGGCATCAACATTTCCGGAAACTTCTACAGAAACAAGT TGAAGTATCTGGCCTTTCTCCGAAAGCGGATGAACACCAACCCCTCCCGAGGCCCCTACCATTTCCGAGCCCCGAGCCGCATTTTTTGGCGCACTGTGCGAG GCATGCTGCCCCACAAGACCAAGCgaggccaggctgccctggaacgcCTCAAGGTGTTGGATGGGATCCCTCCACCCTATGACAAG AAAAAGCGGATGGTGGTCCCTGCCGCCCTCAAGGTTGTGCGGCTGAAGCCTACCAGGAAG TTTGCTTACCTGGGGCGTCTGGCTCATGAGGTCGGGTGGAAGTACCAGGCAGTGACAGCCACTCTGGAGGAGAAGCGGAAGGAGAAGGCCAAGATGCACTACCGGAAGAAGAAGCAGCTCTTG AGGCTACGGAAACAGGCAGAAAAGAACGTGGAGAAGAAAATCTGCAAGTTCACAGAGGTCCTCAAGACCAATGGACTCCTTGTGTGA